One window from the genome of Microcoleus sp. AS-A8 encodes:
- a CDS encoding polysaccharide deacetylase family protein translates to MKKSILLSFDIEEFDIPEEYGQKIDENKQFYVSLQGLKSVISLIDLLEIRATFFVTANFAIHHQEMIRIISQNHEIASHGFYHSSFSLEDLEKSRTTLEQITNSRVTGFRMPRLMDVDDTALHTAGYQYNSSMNPTYIPGRYNNFFKQRTVYYSNDICNIPVSVTPRIRFPLFWLSFKNFPLLWMKIASQRTLQYDSYLCLYFHPWEFTDIQDFYLPSFIKRHSGRVMVERLRKYLGWLKNQGEFMTFSEFIHSKNFYQ, encoded by the coding sequence ATGAAAAAGTCTATATTGTTGAGTTTTGATATCGAAGAATTTGATATTCCGGAAGAATATGGACAGAAAATCGATGAAAATAAGCAGTTTTATGTTTCCTTGCAAGGATTAAAATCTGTTATTTCGCTCATCGATTTATTAGAGATAAGAGCGACATTTTTTGTGACAGCTAATTTTGCGATTCATCATCAAGAGATGATACGGATAATTTCCCAAAATCATGAAATTGCTTCTCATGGCTTCTACCACTCTTCCTTCAGCTTGGAAGATTTAGAAAAATCTCGAACAACCTTAGAACAAATTACGAATAGTCGCGTTACGGGCTTCAGAATGCCTCGGCTGATGGACGTTGATGATACAGCCCTGCACACAGCAGGCTATCAATATAACTCGTCCATGAATCCCACGTATATTCCAGGACGATACAATAATTTTTTCAAACAGAGGACAGTCTATTACTCCAATGACATATGCAATATTCCAGTTTCTGTAACGCCCAGAATTCGATTTCCTCTGTTTTGGTTGAGCTTTAAAAACTTCCCTTTATTATGGATGAAAATCGCCTCTCAGAGAACTCTTCAGTATGATTCTTACCTGTGCCTCTATTTTCATCCTTGGGAGTTTACGGATATTCAGGATTTTTACCTCCCTAGTTTTATTAAAAGACACTCTGGTCGTGTAATGGTTGAGCGATTAAGAAAGTATTTGGGCTGGCTCAAAAACCAAGGAGAATTTATGACTTTTTCAGAATTTATTCATTCAAAAAATTTCTATCAATAG